In the genome of Cellvibrio sp. KY-YJ-3, one region contains:
- a CDS encoding ArsC family reductase produces MTTLYGIKNCDTVKKARSWLEQHKVDYRFHDFRADGLTSAQIETWIAEIGLDALVNRRSTTWKELDDAIKNNFSEATAAKVISANPTLIKRPLLDTGKQKHVGFKDTEYSAIFN; encoded by the coding sequence ATGACCACCTTATACGGCATTAAAAACTGCGACACCGTCAAAAAAGCCCGTAGCTGGCTTGAACAACATAAAGTAGATTACCGCTTTCACGACTTCCGTGCCGATGGTTTAACCAGCGCACAAATAGAAACCTGGATTGCTGAAATCGGTTTGGATGCACTGGTGAATAGACGCAGTACTACGTGGAAAGAATTAGACGATGCAATCAAAAATAATTTTAGTGAAGCCACTGCAGCAAAGGTGATCAGTGCCAACCCGACATTGATAAAACGCCCATTGCTCGATACCGGCAAACAAAAACACGTCGGTTTTAAAGACACCGAATACAGCGCCATTTTTAATTAA
- a CDS encoding Hsp20/alpha crystallin family protein has translation MNRLQLNPWNWFKHEDAGQQAPATTSASNEEKDNTTGSHPMLRLQREIDRLFDATFRDFNMPSLNNRWPKDGLFNITGFQAKLNVASDDKSYQISLEAPGLTEKDINLEINKGVLTIRGEKKEEKESSDKHYYRMERSFGSFQRVLTLPEDCNQDEISASMNHGLLEITIPRKALPPSESKRININNKTS, from the coding sequence ATGAACAGATTGCAACTCAACCCCTGGAACTGGTTTAAACATGAAGATGCAGGGCAACAAGCGCCCGCTACAACCAGTGCCAGTAATGAAGAAAAAGACAACACCACCGGCAGTCACCCCATGCTGCGGTTGCAGCGGGAAATTGACCGGTTATTTGATGCAACCTTTCGCGATTTTAATATGCCATCGCTCAACAACCGCTGGCCAAAAGATGGGTTATTTAACATCACCGGTTTTCAGGCCAAATTAAATGTTGCAAGCGATGACAAGAGTTACCAGATCAGCCTGGAGGCACCCGGCTTGACCGAGAAGGACATCAATCTGGAAATCAATAAAGGTGTGCTCACTATTCGCGGTGAGAAAAAAGAGGAAAAAGAATCCAGCGATAAACACTACTACCGGATGGAGCGTTCTTTTGGCAGTTTTCAGCGTGTACTCACCCTGCCAGAGGATTGCAACCAGGACGAGATAAGCGCGTCCATGAATCACGGTTTACTGGAGATTACTATTCCACGCAAGGCGCTGCCACCGAGTGAAAGCAAACGGATCAACATCAACAACAAAACCAGCTAA
- a CDS encoding Gldg family protein, translating into MLPNTTITKIAKKEIGLFFSSPIAYLFLAAFAAVSLFAFFWGEAFFARNIADVRPLFEWMPLLLIFLCSTITMRLWSEERRSGTLEHVLTQPVPLWHFVVGKFLGCVVLLVIALAITLPLPITVAVLGDLDWGPVAAGYVATLLLGAAYLSMGLFVSARSDNQIVSLISAVALCGFFYLLGSSAITNLMGNSAAEYLRLLATGARFDSIARGVIDLRDLYFYISLVLVFLALNTYALERERWAATGNKTHHGRWRSVTALLLINALAANLWLGQINSLRIDTTRGNQYSISTATEHYLQQLQEPLLLRGYFSGKTHPLLSPLVPQLRDLMKEYEVEGKGLVRVEFVDPVTDPELEQEANQKYAIQPVPFQISDRYQASLVNSYFNVLVQYGDEYQVLGFRDLIEVKSAGETDLDVQLRNPEHDLTRAIKKVLHSYQAGGNLFDTVKGELRFTAYVSADNRLPEALKNFKDLVSAEVNKQREKSGERLQLEFLDPDANGGELGQRIAQDYGFNPLATSLLSNERFYFYMTLAQGEQLVQIPLDDMSAASFERNFNAALKRFASGFTKTVALVTPAADMGGYYGAPAGPQFNQLQEFLGAELNVQREDLSDGSVSGEADVLLLAAPKELGEKELFAVDQFLMQGGTVIMASSPYSASVSQRSLSLQKHNSGVQQWLAHHGIRMEEKLVMDKQNLPFPIPVSRNLGGFSVQEMRMVDYPYFVDVRGQGLNAENPITSGLPQASLAWASPIALDADKNQQRRITELLRSSDSAWLSGDMNIVPQVNSDGLSRFIPVGEQKSHLLGVISQGRFDSFFAGKNSPLLVNTNANTNADTTAAGASEAEADNGDAALSTTQTVSSVIQHSPESARIILFSSNDFLSDAVINMTGMATGGQYLNSVQLLANTVDWALEDEGLVSIRARGNFNRTLPAMEQTSQVFWEYLNYALALGALLLVGLVQRQFKRRREQQYQQWLAN; encoded by the coding sequence GTGCTGCCTAACACTACGATTACAAAAATTGCCAAAAAAGAAATCGGTTTATTTTTTTCCTCGCCGATCGCCTATTTATTTTTAGCCGCTTTTGCGGCTGTCAGTTTATTTGCGTTTTTTTGGGGAGAAGCTTTTTTTGCCCGCAATATTGCCGATGTACGCCCGCTGTTCGAATGGATGCCGCTGCTGCTGATTTTTTTGTGCAGCACTATCACCATGCGTTTATGGAGTGAGGAACGCCGCAGCGGCACGCTTGAGCATGTACTTACCCAACCCGTGCCGCTGTGGCATTTTGTGGTGGGTAAATTTTTGGGCTGCGTGGTGTTGTTGGTGATTGCACTGGCGATCACTTTGCCGCTTCCCATTACTGTTGCAGTGCTGGGTGATTTGGATTGGGGGCCGGTAGCAGCGGGTTATGTGGCAACCTTATTGTTGGGTGCTGCTTACTTGAGTATGGGGTTGTTTGTATCTGCGCGCAGCGATAATCAAATAGTCAGTTTGATTAGTGCCGTGGCACTCTGCGGTTTTTTTTATTTGTTGGGCAGCAGTGCAATTACCAATTTGATGGGCAATAGCGCCGCCGAATATTTACGTTTGCTGGCTACCGGTGCGCGTTTTGATTCTATCGCCCGTGGGGTGATTGATCTGCGCGATTTGTATTTTTATATCAGCCTGGTGTTGGTGTTTCTCGCCTTAAATACCTACGCTTTGGAGCGCGAACGCTGGGCAGCCACCGGCAACAAAACCCATCATGGTCGCTGGCGTTCTGTTACCGCGCTGTTGTTGATTAATGCCTTGGCAGCCAATCTCTGGCTCGGCCAAATTAATAGCCTGCGTATTGACACCACTCGCGGCAATCAATATTCCATTTCTACTGCAACCGAACACTATTTGCAGCAACTGCAAGAACCCTTGTTACTGCGCGGATATTTCAGCGGCAAAACCCATCCGCTGTTATCACCGCTGGTGCCGCAGCTGCGCGACTTGATGAAAGAATATGAAGTGGAAGGCAAGGGTTTAGTGCGCGTGGAATTTGTGGATCCGGTAACTGACCCGGAGTTGGAGCAAGAGGCAAATCAGAAATATGCCATTCAACCCGTGCCCTTCCAAATTTCGGATCGCTACCAAGCTTCGCTGGTGAATTCCTATTTCAACGTGTTGGTTCAGTATGGCGATGAATATCAAGTGCTGGGCTTTCGCGATTTAATTGAAGTAAAAAGTGCCGGCGAAACCGATTTGGATGTGCAACTGCGCAACCCCGAACACGATTTAACCCGCGCGATTAAAAAAGTGCTGCATTCTTATCAAGCGGGCGGCAATTTGTTTGACACAGTAAAAGGCGAGCTGCGTTTTACTGCCTATGTGTCAGCGGATAATCGCCTGCCTGAGGCGCTTAAAAACTTTAAGGATCTGGTTAGTGCTGAGGTGAATAAACAACGCGAAAAATCGGGCGAGCGTTTGCAGTTGGAGTTTCTCGACCCGGATGCTAATGGCGGTGAATTGGGGCAGCGCATCGCTCAGGATTATGGTTTTAATCCTCTGGCGACCAGTTTGCTCAGCAATGAACGTTTTTATTTTTACATGACCTTGGCGCAGGGTGAGCAGTTGGTGCAGATCCCGCTGGATGATATGAGTGCGGCAAGTTTTGAGCGCAACTTTAACGCCGCCCTGAAACGATTCGCTTCAGGTTTCACCAAAACGGTAGCGCTGGTGACTCCAGCGGCGGATATGGGCGGCTACTATGGTGCTCCGGCGGGGCCGCAATTTAATCAGCTGCAGGAATTTCTCGGTGCAGAATTAAATGTGCAACGCGAGGATTTGTCCGACGGCAGTGTGAGCGGTGAGGCGGATGTATTATTGCTCGCTGCCCCCAAAGAATTGGGCGAAAAAGAATTGTTCGCGGTGGATCAATTCCTTATGCAAGGTGGCACGGTAATTATGGCCAGCTCGCCCTACAGCGCCTCGGTCAGCCAGCGCAGTTTGAGTTTGCAAAAACACAACAGTGGTGTGCAGCAATGGCTCGCCCATCACGGTATTCGCATGGAAGAAAAGTTGGTGATGGATAAACAAAACTTGCCTTTCCCAATTCCTGTGAGCCGCAATCTGGGTGGTTTCAGTGTGCAGGAAATGCGCATGGTGGATTACCCTTATTTTGTGGATGTGCGTGGGCAAGGTTTGAATGCGGAGAACCCTATCACCAGCGGTTTGCCACAGGCGAGTCTTGCATGGGCTTCACCTATCGCGCTGGATGCTGACAAAAATCAGCAGCGCCGAATTACCGAATTGCTACGCAGTTCGGACAGCGCATGGCTGAGTGGCGATATGAATATAGTGCCGCAAGTCAACAGCGATGGTTTGTCACGCTTTATTCCTGTGGGCGAACAAAAATCCCATTTGTTGGGTGTGATTAGTCAGGGCCGTTTTGATTCTTTTTTTGCCGGAAAAAATTCGCCCTTGCTGGTCAATACAAACGCAAACACAAACGCCGATACAACCGCGGCAGGAGCTTCCGAGGCTGAGGCAGATAATGGCGATGCGGCTTTATCTACTACACAAACAGTGAGCAGTGTTATTCAACACTCTCCGGAATCTGCACGCATTATTTTATTCAGCTCCAACGATTTCCTGAGCGATGCCGTCATCAATATGACCGGTATGGCCACCGGTGGGCAGTATCTTAATTCGGTGCAATTGCTTGCCAACACGGTGGATTGGGCGCTAGAGGATGAAGGGCTGGTAAGTATTCGCGCGCGCGGCAATTTCAACCGCACTCTGCCCGCTATGGAACAAACAAGCCAAGTTTTTTGGGAGTATTTAAATTACGCATTAGCGCTGGGTGCGCTGTTGTTGGTGGGGCTGGTGCAGCGTCAGTTTAAACGTCGTCGCGAACAACAGTACCAGCAGTGGCTGGCGAACTAA
- a CDS encoding DUF4340 domain-containing protein: MNQAVTINVARSNRVETMRDMGRWQQRLWLLLVIQVLLVVGVYAYQQNSRATPTAVPLLPVSTNVIDRIEIADATTSVHLNKQANRWQLTQSSLPVDNEKITALLEKLNGLRLTWPVANTASSHERFEVGEQKFQRKLRLYEGDKLQAEFYLGSSPGFKKVHLRRAGDNQVYSVALSTMDAATSGDDWLNKQLLTTTNPVNIKGRDYELQKQGENWQLVGETGVSLNTEKVTALVKALASLQVQSVVQEAPKGEPITLAVKSAEGNWQYDFIKTDAGHVVKRSDREQYFSLSQYEYERIAQVARESLLAPATATETSPTTPNSAATNPVEAVVQEATKGLLGN; encoded by the coding sequence ATGAACCAAGCAGTAACCATTAATGTTGCCCGGAGTAATAGGGTAGAAACCATGCGGGATATGGGGCGCTGGCAACAACGCCTGTGGCTCTTGTTGGTGATTCAAGTGTTATTGGTGGTGGGAGTTTATGCCTATCAACAGAACTCCCGTGCAACACCAACGGCGGTACCCTTGTTGCCAGTGTCCACAAACGTGATTGATCGCATTGAAATCGCTGATGCGACAACTAGTGTGCACCTGAATAAACAAGCGAATCGCTGGCAACTCACGCAGTCGTCCTTACCGGTAGATAATGAAAAAATCACCGCATTGTTGGAGAAGCTAAACGGATTGCGGTTGACTTGGCCGGTTGCCAATACCGCATCCAGCCACGAGCGGTTTGAAGTAGGCGAACAAAAATTCCAGCGCAAATTGCGCCTTTATGAAGGTGATAAATTGCAGGCGGAATTTTATTTAGGCAGTTCACCTGGTTTCAAAAAAGTGCATTTGCGCCGTGCGGGTGATAATCAGGTCTACAGCGTTGCACTCAGCACTATGGATGCAGCCACCAGTGGTGATGATTGGTTGAATAAACAACTGCTCACCACTACTAATCCAGTCAACATCAAAGGGCGTGATTACGAGTTGCAAAAACAAGGTGAAAACTGGCAATTAGTTGGTGAAACCGGCGTGTCATTAAACACCGAAAAAGTCACGGCCTTGGTGAAGGCGTTGGCTAGTTTGCAGGTGCAGTCTGTGGTGCAAGAAGCACCGAAGGGCGAGCCCATTACTCTCGCGGTAAAAAGTGCAGAAGGCAATTGGCAGTATGACTTTATCAAGACTGACGCTGGGCATGTTGTCAAACGCAGTGATCGCGAGCAGTACTTTTCACTGAGTCAGTATGAGTATGAACGTATCGCTCAGGTCGCGCGTGAAAGTTTATTGGCGCCGGCGACTGCCACGGAGACAAGTCCGACAACACCAAACTCTGCAGCGACTAATCCGGTAGAGGCTGTTGTGCAAGAAGCGACTAAAGGTTTGTTAGGGAATTGA
- the dapC gene encoding succinyldiaminopimelate transaminase yields the protein MNPDLNQLHPYPFEKLAALKAAVSAPRELTDIMLSIGEPKHEPPAFVLDTLVNNLPKLSNYPTTKGLPELRTAIANWATKRFQLNAGSFTAENHVLPVNGTREALFAFAQAIIDRSKTNPLIVSPNPFYQIYEGAAILSGAEPYFLNCTPNNNFIPDFAAVPASIWERCQLLFICSPGNPTGAVMSSAQFKELIALADQYDFVIASDECYSELYFDEQNPPVGLLQACAELGRDDFARCVVFHSLSKRSNLPGLRSGFVGGDAKILEKFLLYRTYHGCAMPVPTQLASVAAWQDEQHVIANRDAYRAKFDAVLKVLDGCLEVQKPDASFYLWPKTPIKGELFAQQLFAQQKVTTLPGSYLAREADGMNPGEYYVRLALVAPLAECIEAAERIKAFVKSL from the coding sequence ATGAACCCGGATTTAAACCAGCTTCATCCATACCCTTTTGAAAAATTAGCAGCACTTAAAGCGGCCGTATCTGCACCACGCGAACTAACCGATATTATGCTATCCATCGGTGAACCCAAACACGAGCCGCCGGCGTTTGTATTGGATACTCTCGTTAATAATTTACCTAAATTATCGAATTATCCAACCACCAAAGGCTTGCCAGAATTACGCACAGCAATCGCCAATTGGGCGACCAAACGTTTTCAACTCAACGCTGGTAGTTTTACTGCAGAGAATCATGTGCTGCCGGTAAACGGTACACGGGAAGCGTTATTTGCCTTTGCACAAGCGATTATTGATCGCAGCAAAACCAATCCGTTAATAGTATCGCCCAACCCTTTCTATCAAATTTACGAAGGTGCAGCGATTCTCTCCGGTGCAGAACCTTATTTTTTAAACTGCACGCCAAACAATAATTTTATTCCGGATTTTGCCGCCGTCCCCGCATCAATATGGGAGCGCTGCCAATTATTATTTATTTGTTCACCGGGCAACCCAACCGGCGCGGTAATGAGCTCAGCGCAATTCAAAGAATTGATTGCACTTGCCGACCAATACGATTTTGTTATCGCCTCCGACGAATGTTACTCAGAATTGTATTTTGATGAACAAAATCCCCCCGTTGGATTACTGCAAGCCTGTGCAGAGCTCGGCCGCGATGATTTTGCCCGCTGCGTAGTTTTTCACAGTCTATCCAAACGCTCTAACCTGCCGGGGTTGCGCTCTGGTTTTGTGGGTGGCGATGCCAAAATTCTGGAAAAGTTTTTGCTCTATCGCACCTACCACGGTTGCGCTATGCCAGTGCCAACACAACTTGCCAGTGTGGCCGCATGGCAGGATGAGCAACACGTAATCGCCAACAGGGATGCCTACCGTGCAAAATTTGATGCGGTATTAAAAGTGCTTGATGGTTGCCTGGAAGTACAAAAACCGGATGCGAGTTTTTACCTCTGGCCAAAAACGCCCATTAAAGGTGAATTGTTTGCACAACAATTGTTTGCCCAACAAAAGGTAACTACCTTGCCCGGCAGTTATTTAGCGCGCGAAGCCGATGGCATGAACCCCGGCGAATATTATGTGCGCCTCGCATTGGTTGCGCCTTTAGCGGAATGCATTGAAGCGGCCGAACGAATCAAAGCTTTTGTAAAATCGCTATGA
- a CDS encoding ABC transporter ATP-binding protein has translation MLAVSKLKRAYGDFVAADEVSFTIAKGEIVGLLGHNGAGKTTVMKMLSGYLEPSAGTIQFQGLALADNLKTLQRKIGYLPENLPIYPEMSVAAYLDYAAELKGLQGAEKQRDIKRVIDATDIKNKLLAPIASLSRGYKQRVGVAQALLGRPALLILDEPTNGLDPQQTLQMRELIRTIAQEATVILSTHIMQEVDALCDRVLMMRAGRLVLDEKLSELRRARSLLLTTNQSGAELEPVLRCVTGVKTIETLGKNAHGEQLRIHLGDAADVQATTAALARLVLENNAELYQLQPETRDLESLFRDINNATLSAKETQEVDRAA, from the coding sequence ATGCTGGCAGTGTCAAAACTCAAGCGAGCCTACGGCGATTTTGTGGCGGCCGATGAGGTCAGTTTTACTATCGCCAAAGGTGAAATCGTAGGTTTGCTTGGCCACAATGGGGCAGGCAAAACTACCGTCATGAAAATGTTAAGCGGTTATTTGGAACCCAGTGCAGGAACCATCCAGTTTCAGGGGCTGGCGCTGGCGGATAATCTCAAAACCTTGCAGCGTAAAATTGGTTATTTGCCAGAAAATTTACCGATTTACCCTGAAATGTCGGTGGCCGCTTATTTGGATTACGCGGCCGAGCTTAAAGGTTTGCAGGGCGCGGAAAAACAGCGCGACATAAAGCGTGTGATTGACGCGACTGACATAAAAAATAAATTGCTGGCGCCCATTGCCAGTTTGTCGCGCGGTTACAAACAGCGCGTGGGGGTAGCACAAGCATTGCTCGGTCGTCCCGCACTGTTAATTCTGGATGAACCCACCAACGGCCTGGACCCACAGCAAACCCTGCAAATGCGTGAGTTAATTCGCACTATTGCGCAGGAGGCGACAGTTATTTTATCCACCCACATTATGCAAGAAGTGGATGCCTTGTGTGACCGCGTATTGATGATGCGCGCGGGGCGCTTGGTATTGGATGAAAAATTGTCGGAGTTGCGCCGCGCCCGCTCCTTGTTACTCACCACCAATCAATCCGGTGCTGAACTGGAGCCAGTGCTGCGCTGTGTAACTGGCGTAAAAACAATTGAAACTCTTGGTAAAAATGCACATGGCGAGCAGCTGCGTATTCACTTGGGCGATGCCGCTGACGTGCAAGCCACTACGGCTGCGCTGGCGCGTTTAGTATTGGAAAACAACGCCGAGTTATACCAGCTGCAACCCGAAACCCGCGACCTGGAAAGCCTGTTCCGCGATATCAACAATGCCACGCTGAGCGCGAAAGAAACGCAGGAGGTTGATCGTGCTGCCTAA
- the dapD gene encoding 2,3,4,5-tetrahydropyridine-2,6-dicarboxylate N-succinyltransferase — protein MTQLYALGLGIGTQNVKGEWLEVFYAQPVLAPSEAVARAIATIVGYTDGNQAIALSTNQANEIAQALTIAGDSAQAELAKSLATSKRPLVATLLATDTNPTSVPEGYLKLHLLSHRLVKPHNTVLAGIFGVLPNVAWTNQGAIDVNELPARQLQARLNGEELEVSCVDKFPKMTNYVVPKGVRVAHTARVRLGAYLGEGTTIMHEGFVNFNAGTEGPAMIEGRISAGVFVGAGSDLGGGSSTMGTLSGGGNIVISVGKESLIGANAGIGIPLGDRCKVESGLYITAGTKVVVLDDAGNEVKTIKARELAGVNDLVFRRNSITGRVEVVTNKSALQLNTALHAN, from the coding sequence ATGACTCAACTCTACGCACTCGGTTTAGGTATAGGCACACAGAACGTAAAAGGTGAATGGCTGGAAGTGTTTTATGCACAGCCAGTACTCGCACCGTCAGAAGCAGTTGCGCGCGCGATTGCCACCATTGTGGGTTATACCGATGGCAATCAAGCGATTGCACTGTCCACCAATCAAGCCAATGAAATCGCCCAAGCACTCACCATTGCTGGCGACAGCGCGCAAGCCGAGCTGGCAAAATCACTGGCGACAAGCAAACGTCCATTGGTCGCCACACTGCTCGCAACCGATACCAACCCCACATCGGTTCCTGAAGGCTATTTGAAATTGCATTTGTTGTCGCACCGTTTGGTGAAACCACACAACACAGTGCTCGCCGGAATTTTTGGCGTACTGCCCAATGTTGCCTGGACCAACCAAGGTGCTATCGATGTTAATGAATTACCTGCGCGTCAATTACAAGCGCGTTTGAATGGCGAAGAACTGGAAGTATCCTGCGTGGATAAATTCCCCAAAATGACCAACTACGTGGTGCCTAAAGGCGTACGCGTTGCACACACGGCGCGGGTACGTTTAGGCGCATACTTGGGCGAAGGCACCACCATCATGCACGAAGGTTTTGTTAACTTTAATGCGGGCACTGAAGGCCCGGCGATGATTGAAGGCCGTATTTCTGCCGGTGTCTTTGTCGGTGCCGGTTCAGATTTGGGCGGCGGTAGCTCCACCATGGGCACTCTCTCAGGTGGAGGCAATATTGTCATTTCGGTTGGTAAAGAATCGCTGATAGGTGCTAACGCCGGTATTGGTATTCCACTGGGCGACCGCTGCAAAGTAGAATCGGGCCTTTATATTACCGCTGGAACTAAAGTGGTGGTATTGGACGATGCGGGCAACGAAGTAAAAACTATCAAAGCGCGTGAACTTGCCGGTGTGAATGATTTGGTATTCCGCCGCAATTCCATCACGGGCCGCGTGGAAGTGGTTACCAATAAAAGTGCGTTGCAATTAAATACTGCATTGCACGCGAATTAA
- the nth gene encoding endonuclease III, whose product MSEVLKNLSKSARVEFILQRLQSLYPNPPIPLHHKDAYTLLIAVLLSAQCTDERVNTVTPALFELADNPFDMAKVPVEKIQEIIRPCGLSPQKSKAISVLSKMLVEEHNGQVPQDWAALERLPGVGHKTASVVMSQAFGVPAFAVDTHIHRLAQRWGLTNGKNVVQTEKDLKRLFPQNSWNALHLQIIYYGREFCSARGCDGTVCDICRTCYPQRKKPKIVLKP is encoded by the coding sequence ATGAGTGAAGTGTTAAAAAACTTAAGCAAAAGCGCGCGGGTTGAATTTATTTTGCAGCGATTACAAAGCCTTTATCCTAACCCGCCAATACCTTTGCATCACAAAGATGCTTATACATTGCTCATCGCAGTTCTTTTGTCTGCCCAGTGCACAGACGAACGGGTTAATACTGTTACGCCCGCCTTGTTTGAGTTGGCAGACAATCCTTTCGATATGGCCAAAGTTCCCGTTGAAAAAATTCAGGAAATTATTCGCCCCTGCGGATTATCACCGCAAAAATCCAAAGCGATTTCGGTGTTATCCAAAATGCTGGTGGAAGAACATAATGGTCAGGTGCCACAGGATTGGGCGGCACTGGAGCGCTTGCCAGGTGTAGGCCATAAAACGGCGAGCGTAGTGATGAGCCAGGCATTTGGTGTACCCGCATTTGCGGTAGATACCCACATTCACCGCCTCGCGCAGCGTTGGGGTTTAACCAACGGTAAAAATGTGGTGCAAACCGAAAAAGATTTAAAACGTCTTTTTCCCCAAAACAGCTGGAACGCATTGCATTTACAAATCATTTATTACGGGCGCGAGTTTTGCTCCGCACGCGGTTGTGATGGCACAGTATGCGATATTTGCAGAACCTGTTATCCGCAACGCAAGAAACCAAAAATTGTTTTGAAACCATAA
- a CDS encoding YebC/PmpR family DNA-binding transcriptional regulator: protein MGAQWKAKHKEEAASAKGKIFTKLTKEIMIAARSGADPDMNPRLRLAIVQAKKASMTRETLERAIKKGSGQLDGAASYEKVTYEGYAPHQVPVIVECLTDNVNRTISNIRGLFRKGQLGTSGSVSWDFDHLGIIEATAANADADAEMAAIEAGAQDFELDDDGTVTFYTDLTDLDLVQKALPDQGFTVVSAKLGYKPKNPVSLSDEALAEVEAFLAAIDNDDDVHEVYVGLAG from the coding sequence ATGGGCGCACAATGGAAAGCAAAACATAAAGAAGAAGCTGCGAGCGCAAAAGGTAAAATTTTTACCAAACTCACCAAAGAAATTATGATCGCAGCACGCTCGGGTGCAGACCCGGATATGAACCCGCGCCTACGCCTCGCTATCGTCCAAGCCAAAAAAGCCTCAATGACGCGCGAGACATTGGAGCGCGCGATTAAAAAAGGCTCGGGCCAGCTCGACGGCGCCGCCAGTTACGAAAAAGTCACCTATGAAGGTTACGCACCGCATCAGGTGCCCGTGATCGTTGAATGCCTTACCGACAACGTCAATCGCACCATCTCCAATATTCGCGGTTTATTCCGCAAAGGCCAGTTGGGTACTTCCGGTTCAGTGTCCTGGGATTTTGATCATCTGGGCATTATCGAAGCCACAGCTGCCAACGCCGATGCCGACGCAGAAATGGCGGCGATTGAAGCAGGCGCACAGGATTTTGAATTGGACGATGACGGCACAGTCACTTTTTACACCGATTTAACCGATTTGGATTTAGTGCAAAAAGCCCTGCCCGACCAGGGTTTTACGGTGGTATCTGCCAAGCTGGGTTACAAACCTAAAAACCCCGTCAGCTTGAGCGATGAAGCATTGGCAGAAGTTGAAGCATTCCTCGCCGCGATTGATAACGACGACGATGTGCATGAGGTTTATGTTGGTTTAGCGGGTTAA